One stretch of Pseudomonadota bacterium DNA includes these proteins:
- a CDS encoding cytochrome c peroxidase, protein MRALLVPLALVIASLVAASGFLSKNSVSPANANIETTQLALEELGEMLFFDVNLSANRSQSCSSCHDPNFGFADPRDVASLGDDGVSLGDRNAPTASYAAFIPTFHRNEDGEWVGGQFWDGRAATLEDQAAGPPLNPGEMGMPSTAAILERLVENDTYRRAFPALFGERVLEDPDAAYTAMTEAIAAFERTDFFAPFDSKYDRFLRGEVALTDQEELGRILFFSEQFTNCNQCHQTSRSAIDPQETFSDYLFHNIGTPQNWTLRDRNGVQQGTIDGGLALNPDVDAAEETVGRFRTPTLRNVAVTGPYMHNGVFADLRTVVLFYNTYNTRSDERLINPETGLAFDPPPVPQTLSLDKLEHGPALDDKRIDALVAFLRTLTDARYEHLLDTHE, encoded by the coding sequence ATGCGTGCTCTTCTGGTTCCCCTCGCTCTTGTCATTGCAAGTTTGGTCGCCGCTTCTGGGTTTCTGAGCAAGAACAGCGTTTCGCCCGCCAACGCCAATATTGAAACGACGCAGCTTGCGTTGGAAGAGCTTGGCGAGATGCTGTTCTTTGATGTGAACCTGTCGGCAAACCGCAGCCAGTCATGCTCATCATGCCACGACCCCAACTTCGGCTTTGCGGACCCTCGCGATGTGGCCTCATTGGGCGATGATGGCGTTTCTCTGGGCGACCGCAACGCGCCGACCGCTTCGTATGCGGCCTTCATTCCGACCTTTCACAGGAATGAGGATGGGGAATGGGTCGGTGGGCAATTTTGGGATGGACGCGCAGCAACGCTTGAAGATCAAGCCGCTGGCCCGCCTCTCAATCCCGGCGAGATGGGTATGCCGAGCACGGCGGCTATCCTTGAGAGGTTGGTCGAGAACGACACCTATCGTCGTGCGTTCCCAGCTCTGTTTGGAGAACGGGTTCTGGAAGATCCGGACGCAGCCTATACAGCTATGACTGAAGCAATCGCGGCGTTCGAGCGCACCGATTTCTTCGCGCCCTTTGACTCGAAATATGACCGCTTCTTACGCGGCGAAGTGGCGCTTACAGATCAGGAAGAGCTTGGACGGATCCTGTTTTTCTCCGAGCAGTTCACCAACTGCAATCAGTGCCACCAGACCTCGCGCAGCGCTATCGACCCACAGGAAACGTTCAGCGATTACCTGTTCCACAACATCGGTACCCCGCAAAACTGGACACTTCGAGACCGTAACGGCGTCCAACAAGGGACGATCGATGGTGGTCTTGCATTAAACCCCGATGTCGATGCGGCAGAAGAAACAGTTGGCCGTTTCAGAACTCCAACTCTGCGCAACGTCGCCGTGACAGGTCCTTACATGCACAATGGGGTGTTTGCCGATCTTCGGACAGTTGTTCTGTTCTACAACACGTACAACACCCGGTCCGACGAGCGGCTGATCAATCCCGAAACAGGCTTGGCCTTCGATCCGCCACCGGTACCTCAAACGCTATCGCTCGATAAACTTGAGCACGGACCCGCCCTGGACGACAAGCGCATAGATGCCCTTGTTGCTTTCTTGAGAACGCTCACGGACGCCCGTTACGAGCACCTTCTCGACACACACGAGTGA
- a CDS encoding LacI family DNA-binding transcriptional regulator — MDSKASTTGESRRRTQPTIDDVASEAGVSTATISRTLNEPERVSQKTRERVLAAVDRLGYQPNFSAKALAASRTGTVGAIIPTMDNAIFARGLQAFQEELGAHGYTLLVASSSYHPELEAQQVRKLVARGVDALMLIGTDRESSVYRYLEDRAVPLVTAWAFRDDAPVPCVGFDNRNAMATLTRKVLALGHRRLAIISAPTAYNDRARERVKGALSAIEQSGLPAASVPIVEVTYAIANGAEAFAELMGRDAPPTAVLCGNDVLAVGALGRARQMGLSVPGDVSITGFDDIELAEISFPPLTTVHVPHRQMGQAAARLLVNLIRGDHIGKQTALETKIVERGTLERPKGAA; from the coding sequence ATGGATTCAAAAGCTTCCACCACCGGTGAAAGCCGAAGGCGGACGCAGCCTACAATCGATGACGTTGCCAGCGAGGCCGGCGTGTCGACGGCTACGATATCGAGGACGTTGAACGAACCCGAGCGGGTGAGCCAGAAAACCCGCGAGCGCGTCCTCGCCGCAGTCGACCGGCTCGGCTATCAGCCAAACTTCAGCGCCAAAGCTCTGGCTGCGAGTAGGACTGGTACCGTTGGCGCGATCATTCCAACCATGGACAACGCTATTTTCGCGCGTGGTTTGCAGGCGTTCCAGGAAGAGCTTGGCGCGCATGGCTACACCCTTCTGGTTGCGAGTTCGAGCTATCATCCCGAGCTAGAAGCACAGCAGGTTAGAAAGCTCGTCGCACGCGGCGTGGACGCCCTCATGCTCATAGGCACGGACCGGGAAAGTTCCGTCTATCGCTATCTCGAAGATCGCGCGGTGCCCTTGGTCACTGCCTGGGCATTCCGCGACGACGCGCCTGTTCCTTGCGTTGGGTTCGATAACAGAAACGCCATGGCTACCTTGACGCGCAAAGTCCTGGCACTCGGGCACAGAAGGCTCGCGATCATATCTGCACCGACAGCCTACAACGACAGAGCACGCGAGCGCGTGAAAGGCGCCCTCTCGGCAATTGAACAATCCGGTTTGCCAGCGGCTAGTGTTCCGATTGTCGAAGTTACGTACGCGATCGCCAACGGGGCTGAGGCCTTCGCCGAACTGATGGGCCGAGATGCTCCTCCAACTGCGGTTCTGTGCGGCAACGACGTTCTGGCCGTGGGTGCCCTCGGACGCGCGCGTCAAATGGGCCTGTCGGTTCCCGGCGACGTTTCAATCACCGGGTTCGACGACATTGAATTGGCCGAGATCTCTTTTCCGCCGCTCACTACGGTGCACGTTCCGCATCGCCAGATGGGACAGGCGGCCGCAAGGTTGCTCGTCAACCTTATCCGTGGTGATCACATCGGCAAGCAAACCGCCCTGGAGACGAAGATTGTCGAGCGGGGCACACTCGAAAGACCAAAGGGCGCAGCTTAG
- a CDS encoding TRAP transporter substrate-binding protein, producing MMDDKNQIKSVERRNFMRLAAKGGFTAAVVAGAGGALLSDEAMAQTAAEEREREAAADHIMTLATAYVLGASRSYPIMQLDLKENIQNMTNGKVYVRLAPGGQLGAGGALAQAVQGGTIQCAQHSLSNFAPFASVVDLINLPYFCGSNQRFTNLTSSAAWKEEVDPKIAASGFKALFYIVIDPRVVAVRQGGNAVITPGDLSGVKFRVPGSAMLQQYYRMVGANPTPVAWGETPSAIRQGVADALDPSVGALHVFGFGEILSHVTFTQAVPDSQVYSINLEWFNSLPSDVQEGIEFAGEVTQHQNLSKVPSARSYAMSQLVANGVEFHSLSDDQLAEWQDAGGYQNSDWDTFKTDLAGDMDTFARLEEAAGTQARYYVHDA from the coding sequence ATGATGGACGACAAAAACCAAATTAAGTCGGTCGAGCGCCGCAACTTTATGCGTCTGGCGGCCAAGGGCGGTTTCACCGCTGCGGTGGTTGCGGGCGCTGGTGGAGCGCTGCTGTCAGATGAAGCGATGGCGCAGACTGCAGCTGAAGAGCGCGAGCGCGAGGCCGCTGCTGATCACATCATGACGTTGGCCACAGCCTACGTGCTGGGCGCGTCGCGTAGCTATCCGATCATGCAGCTGGACCTCAAAGAGAACATCCAGAACATGACCAACGGCAAGGTTTATGTCCGCCTTGCCCCCGGTGGTCAGCTTGGTGCCGGTGGTGCGCTTGCTCAGGCCGTACAGGGTGGCACCATACAGTGTGCGCAGCACTCGCTGTCCAACTTTGCGCCGTTTGCCTCGGTCGTCGACCTCATCAACCTGCCTTACTTCTGCGGCTCAAATCAGCGCTTCACCAACCTCACATCGTCCGCGGCTTGGAAGGAAGAAGTCGATCCGAAAATTGCGGCTTCCGGCTTCAAGGCGCTATTCTATATCGTCATCGATCCGCGGGTCGTTGCTGTCCGACAGGGTGGCAATGCTGTCATCACACCTGGCGACCTGTCTGGCGTGAAGTTCCGCGTTCCCGGCTCGGCGATGCTGCAGCAGTATTACCGCATGGTCGGCGCCAACCCGACGCCCGTTGCCTGGGGCGAAACGCCCTCCGCCATTCGCCAGGGCGTTGCCGATGCGCTCGACCCATCTGTTGGCGCCCTGCACGTGTTCGGTTTTGGCGAGATCCTAAGCCATGTCACCTTCACGCAGGCCGTGCCAGACAGCCAGGTCTACTCGATCAATCTTGAGTGGTTTAACAGCCTTCCGTCGGACGTGCAGGAAGGCATCGAGTTCGCTGGTGAGGTCACCCAACACCAGAACCTCTCAAAGGTTCCATCGGCCCGCTCCTATGCCATGTCGCAGCTCGTTGCGAACGGCGTGGAGTTTCACAGTCTGTCGGACGATCAGCTTGCCGAGTGGCAAGATGCCGGTGGGTACCAGAACAGCGATTGGGATACGTTCAAGACGGATCTGGCGGGCGACATGGATACGTTCGCACGCCTCGAAGAGGCAGCAGGCACGCAGGCACGCTACTACGTCCATGATGCCTAG
- a CDS encoding TRAP transporter small permease: MTALYKAIDKNGERWLLLMFYVMLVGTMFIEVVRREVFSYSSIWGEEIVRYCFIYLAWIGAAAAVKERGHIRIDVIMNYVGPRMKALLYMFGDIVMLVIAVIALYWSWESVHVSWKFQSVSHGLRVGMYFFLFAVPFGFALVIFRLVQSFLRDLKDLRDGRPVYEGDKLFD; encoded by the coding sequence ATGACTGCCCTGTACAAGGCGATAGACAAGAACGGCGAGCGTTGGCTCCTGCTCATGTTCTACGTGATGCTCGTCGGTACCATGTTCATCGAAGTGGTGCGGCGCGAGGTGTTCTCCTACTCGTCGATCTGGGGCGAGGAGATCGTTCGCTACTGCTTCATCTATCTCGCCTGGATCGGTGCCGCCGCAGCCGTCAAGGAACGCGGGCACATCCGTATCGACGTGATCATGAATTACGTCGGGCCGCGTATGAAAGCGCTCCTGTACATGTTCGGCGACATTGTGATGCTCGTGATCGCGGTCATCGCGCTCTACTGGTCCTGGGAGTCGGTGCACGTCTCCTGGAAATTCCAGTCGGTCAGCCATGGCCTGCGCGTCGGCATGTATTTCTTCCTGTTCGCAGTTCCCTTCGGCTTTGCGCTGGTGATCTTCCGCCTGGTGCAGTCCTTCCTGCGCGACCTCAAAGACCTTCGTGACGGGCGACCCGTCTACGAAGGCGACAAACTGTTCGACTAA
- the hisD gene encoding histidinol dehydrogenase — MTVEYLKKATLTSDSDAGDTHKIVQSILDDIEAGGDAKAMEYAAKFDRYDGPVLLTASDIEAAAAKVPEKLKRDIAFAAANVRRFAEAQKQTIKDIEVEVVPGLIAGQKSIPVSAAGCYVPGGRYSHIASAIMTVTTAKVAGCEHIVACSPPRPDIGINPAIVYTAHICGADTILALGGVQGVAAMTFGLFGLPTANILVGPGNQFVAEAKRILFGRVGIDMFAGPTDSLVLADGKADPMIVAADLVGQAEHGYNSPVWLVTDDRTLAEEVMKLVPALIDALPEVNRDNAKAAWRDYAEVILCADREEMAATSDAYAPEHLTVQAEDLDWWLERLSCYGSLFLGEETTVAFGDKASGTNHVLPTSGAASYTGGLSVHKFMKIVTWQRATRDGAKPIAEATARISRLEGMEGHARTADIRLKKYFPEQEFDLSPDA; from the coding sequence ATGACCGTTGAATACCTCAAGAAAGCTACGCTGACCTCGGATAGCGACGCGGGCGACACGCACAAGATTGTGCAGTCGATCCTTGATGATATCGAGGCTGGTGGTGACGCCAAAGCGATGGAGTATGCGGCGAAGTTCGACCGGTATGATGGGCCTGTTTTGCTCACCGCTTCGGATATCGAAGCTGCCGCCGCGAAGGTGCCAGAGAAGCTCAAGCGGGATATCGCCTTCGCCGCCGCCAATGTCCGACGTTTTGCTGAGGCGCAGAAACAGACCATCAAAGACATAGAGGTCGAGGTCGTCCCCGGTCTGATTGCTGGTCAGAAGAGCATTCCGGTTTCAGCGGCAGGCTGTTATGTGCCCGGCGGTCGCTACAGCCACATCGCCAGCGCGATCATGACCGTCACCACCGCGAAGGTGGCCGGATGTGAGCACATCGTGGCCTGTTCGCCGCCACGGCCCGATATCGGTATCAACCCCGCGATCGTTTACACCGCGCATATCTGCGGAGCCGATACGATCCTTGCCTTGGGTGGGGTGCAGGGCGTCGCGGCCATGACCTTTGGCCTATTTGGGCTGCCAACAGCCAACATCCTGGTTGGCCCTGGCAATCAGTTCGTTGCGGAAGCCAAGCGCATCCTTTTTGGTCGAGTTGGGATCGATATGTTCGCCGGTCCAACTGATAGTCTCGTTCTTGCCGATGGCAAGGCCGACCCGATGATCGTTGCTGCCGATCTCGTGGGCCAAGCGGAACACGGTTACAACTCGCCTGTCTGGCTCGTGACCGACGACCGTACGCTTGCCGAAGAGGTCATGAAGCTGGTCCCAGCGCTCATAGATGCTCTGCCGGAGGTTAACCGCGACAATGCCAAGGCCGCGTGGCGGGACTATGCAGAAGTCATTCTGTGCGCTGACCGCGAAGAGATGGCCGCAACGTCCGACGCCTATGCCCCAGAACACCTGACTGTGCAGGCCGAAGACCTCGATTGGTGGCTTGAGCGCCTGTCCTGCTACGGCTCGTTGTTCCTCGGCGAGGAGACCACTGTCGCATTTGGCGATAAAGCCTCGGGAACGAACCACGTTCTGCCCACCTCCGGTGCGGCGTCCTACACTGGCGGCTTGTCGGTCCATAAATTCATGAAGATCGTCACCTGGCAGCGTGCCACGCGCGATGGAGCCAAGCCAATTGCCGAAGCGACGGCCCGTATTTCACGCCTTGAGGGCATGGAAGGCCACGCTCGCACGGCCGACATTCGCCTCAAAAAGTATTTTCCTGAGCAGGAGTTCGATCTGTCGCCTGATGCCTGA
- a CDS encoding SDR family oxidoreductase has protein sequence MPDLSALFSVAGRVACVTGASSGLGRRAATVLAEAGARVVGVARRAEALESWQGETDGETSAVSGDIADRVRLRKLADDISAAFGAPDIVIHAAGLNAREVADDVTPEGWDQTLAVNLSAPFFLSQAFVPAMRSSGWGRIVLFTSLQTFRAFSGGIAYGASKGGVGQLTRAMAEAWSKHGITTNSIGPGFFETELTAPVFADPARAQRNANQTCIGRNGELSDLDGPLLFLCSHASNYVTGQNIMLDGGFTAK, from the coding sequence ATGCCTGATTTGAGCGCTCTTTTCAGCGTTGCTGGCCGCGTCGCCTGCGTCACAGGTGCAAGCTCTGGCCTTGGCCGACGTGCTGCAACCGTGCTTGCGGAAGCGGGGGCGCGGGTCGTTGGCGTGGCGCGGCGTGCCGAAGCGCTGGAGAGTTGGCAAGGTGAAACCGATGGGGAGACCAGCGCGGTCTCCGGCGATATTGCTGATCGAGTGCGCCTGCGTAAGCTTGCGGACGATATATCGGCTGCGTTCGGCGCGCCGGACATTGTGATCCATGCGGCGGGGCTGAACGCCCGCGAGGTAGCCGATGATGTAACGCCCGAAGGCTGGGATCAGACGCTTGCCGTCAATCTGTCCGCCCCGTTTTTTCTGAGCCAGGCCTTCGTGCCTGCCATGCGTTCCTCCGGGTGGGGACGAATCGTTCTGTTCACCTCCCTACAAACGTTCCGAGCCTTTTCAGGGGGCATCGCTTACGGAGCTTCGAAAGGGGGCGTCGGGCAGCTAACGAGGGCGATGGCCGAGGCATGGTCGAAGCACGGAATAACCACCAACTCGATAGGACCGGGTTTCTTTGAGACCGAGCTAACCGCGCCGGTGTTTGCCGATCCTGCTCGCGCCCAGCGCAATGCTAATCAGACTTGCATAGGCCGGAACGGCGAGCTCAGCGATCTCGACGGCCCGCTTCTGTTTCTGTGTTCGCATGCGTCCAACTATGTCACCGGACAGAACATCATGCTCGACGGGGGGTTCACGGCCAAATGA
- a CDS encoding alcohol dehydrogenase catalytic domain-containing protein, translating to MKALVYTAPERLEYRDADDPVLRDGEALVRIESAGICGSDMHAFLGHDERRPAPLILGHEAAGTIVAGSDVGRRVTINPLVTDPSSAASRSGRDNLCPARQIISLPPREGAFAGYVAMPLTNLVTVPDDVSLDTAALAEPLAVSWHAARLGLEKLHPSDDRRAHVIGGGAIGLAAVLALDAMGLEVVTLSEPNAERAAFLSETCGVAIDNAPADGTVPLVFDAVGFAATRAAASALVSPGGAIVHIGLGSADGGLDIRRITLQEISFVGTYTYTMQDFRHTCAAIFDGRLGPLNWTEARPLSDGARAFQDIRQGRIAAPKIILKPAH from the coding sequence ATGAAGGCGCTTGTCTACACCGCTCCCGAGCGCCTGGAATATCGCGATGCTGATGATCCGGTCCTGCGCGATGGGGAAGCGCTTGTTCGGATCGAAAGCGCCGGCATTTGCGGCTCCGATATGCATGCCTTTTTGGGCCATGATGAGCGCCGCCCAGCGCCCTTGATTTTGGGGCACGAAGCGGCTGGGACGATCGTCGCAGGCTCTGATGTCGGGCGCCGTGTGACGATCAATCCCTTGGTGACTGATCCATCAAGCGCTGCAAGTCGATCCGGGCGCGACAATCTGTGTCCCGCTCGGCAGATAATCTCCTTGCCGCCGCGCGAGGGCGCGTTCGCGGGCTACGTTGCGATGCCGCTGACAAACCTCGTTACGGTGCCGGACGATGTAAGTCTCGATACAGCCGCTCTTGCGGAACCGTTGGCCGTCAGTTGGCATGCCGCTCGCCTTGGCCTTGAAAAGCTCCATCCTTCTGATGACCGCAGGGCCCATGTCATCGGGGGAGGCGCCATCGGGCTTGCCGCCGTTCTTGCCCTCGACGCGATGGGTCTGGAAGTTGTGACGCTATCCGAACCGAACGCGGAGCGGGCAGCATTTTTGTCCGAGACCTGCGGGGTGGCCATCGATAACGCGCCCGCCGATGGAACCGTGCCGCTTGTGTTTGATGCCGTTGGTTTTGCCGCGACACGGGCCGCTGCATCTGCGTTGGTGAGCCCCGGGGGTGCCATCGTGCACATCGGTCTGGGGAGCGCAGATGGGGGGCTCGATATTCGCCGCATCACGCTGCAGGAAATCAGTTTTGTCGGCACCTACACCTACACAATGCAGGACTTCCGACACACCTGCGCCGCGATTTTCGACGGCCGTCTCGGCCCGCTCAACTGGACCGAGGCGCGTCCGCTATCCGATGGCGCTCGCGCCTTCCAGGACATTCGTCAAGGGCGCATTGCTGCGCCTAAAATCATTCTCAAACCTGCCCATTAG
- a CDS encoding UxaA family hydrolase, protein MSEIPHLLVHEKADNVGVVVVEGLTAGTDMLCCITHDNSTFRLTAKHDVPIGHKVALTDLKEGDTAMKYGEDIGKIIANIGQGEHLHTHNCKTKRW, encoded by the coding sequence ATGTCCGAAATCCCCCATCTGCTTGTCCATGAGAAAGCCGACAATGTCGGTGTGGTCGTGGTTGAGGGGCTCACGGCCGGTACCGACATGCTGTGCTGCATCACCCACGACAACTCGACCTTCCGCCTCACCGCGAAACACGATGTTCCGATCGGTCATAAGGTTGCGCTGACCGACCTCAAGGAAGGCGATACCGCGATGAAGTATGGCGAAGACATCGGCAAGATCATCGCCAACATCGGTCAGGGTGAGCATTTGCACACCCACAACTGCAAAACCAAGCGCTGGTAG
- a CDS encoding UxaA family hydrolase, whose protein sequence is MSKYSNITFHGYRRENGRVGVRNHVLILPVDDISNAACEAVANNIKGTLAIPHAYGRLQFGEDLELHFRTMIGTGSNPNVHSVVVIGIEPGWTKRIADGIRETGKQVAEFSIEQKGDLETIRAASWAAKEFVHQASETQREECSIKELWVSTKCGESDTTTGLGSCPTVGNMYDKLLPEGITGFFGETSEITGAEHICQKRAINEEVGERWYKMWKAYQDDVIFAHQTDDLSDSQPTKGNIEGGLTTIEEKALGNLEKIGRTSQFIEILEPAEQPKSGDGLYFMDSSSAAAECVTLMAAGGAVVHTFPTGQGNVVGNPIVPVIKITANPRTVRTMGEHVDVDVSGILRREMTIDEAGDELIDMIRRTANGRNTAAEALGHREFSMTKLYRSA, encoded by the coding sequence ATGTCGAAATATTCCAACATTACCTTCCACGGCTACCGGCGCGAAAACGGCCGCGTGGGCGTTCGCAACCATGTGCTCATTTTGCCGGTGGACGATATCTCTAACGCCGCGTGTGAGGCTGTTGCCAACAACATCAAGGGCACGCTCGCCATCCCGCACGCCTATGGGCGCTTGCAGTTTGGCGAAGACCTTGAGCTGCATTTCCGCACCATGATCGGGACGGGCTCAAACCCCAACGTGCATTCGGTTGTCGTCATCGGGATCGAGCCGGGTTGGACCAAGCGCATCGCAGACGGCATTCGGGAAACCGGCAAGCAGGTAGCGGAGTTCTCGATCGAGCAAAAAGGCGATCTCGAAACGATCCGCGCCGCTTCCTGGGCTGCGAAAGAGTTCGTCCATCAGGCCTCCGAAACTCAGCGCGAAGAATGCTCGATCAAGGAGCTTTGGGTCTCCACCAAATGCGGTGAATCGGATACGACGACCGGTCTGGGTTCCTGCCCGACGGTTGGCAACATGTACGACAAGCTGCTGCCCGAAGGCATCACCGGTTTCTTCGGTGAAACGTCCGAGATCACCGGCGCTGAACACATCTGCCAGAAGCGCGCCATCAACGAAGAGGTGGGTGAGCGCTGGTACAAGATGTGGAAGGCCTATCAGGACGACGTCATCTTCGCGCACCAGACCGATGATCTATCTGATAGCCAGCCAACCAAAGGCAACATCGAGGGCGGTCTGACTACCATTGAAGAGAAGGCGCTGGGCAACCTTGAGAAGATCGGTCGCACCTCGCAGTTCATCGAGATTCTGGAGCCGGCAGAGCAGCCGAAGTCAGGCGATGGATTGTATTTCATGGATTCGTCGTCCGCAGCTGCTGAATGTGTGACGCTGATGGCTGCGGGCGGCGCGGTGGTGCACACCTTCCCGACAGGGCAGGGCAACGTCGTCGGCAACCCGATCGTGCCCGTCATCAAGATCACCGCAAACCCGCGTACTGTTCGCACGATGGGGGAGCATGTCGATGTCGATGTCTCAGGTATCCTTAGGCGCGAGATGACAATCGACGAGGCCGGCGACGAATTAATCGATATGATCCGCCGGACTGCCAATGGCCGCAACACTGCCGCAGAAGCGTTGGGGCACCGAGAATTCTCGATGACCAAGCTTTATCGAAGCGCTTAA
- a CDS encoding Ldh family oxidoreductase, whose protein sequence is MSETVTLSIVEAEAFIVRALIANRVPDVAASSVARGLVAAEAEGQTGHGFSRVADYIGQVRTGKIIADAVPSTRKTAPSTLRTDAGHGFAYPALDQAIECGCALAAEMGVASVAVAHSHHCGALSLPVRQIAEKGMVGLMMANAPAAIAPWGGHVPLYGTNPIAFAAPRPVGDPLIVDLSLSRVARGKVMHAHKTGQTIPEGWALDPDGNPTTDPEQGLAGTMVPIGEAKGTALALIVEVFASLMTGSSMSKDVSSFFTADGPPPDVGQFLLIFRPPEGADFGARLDALLSLIEQQDGARVPGARRAALARQAAANGVAVPKAYIDGIEQLAVEGVVSQ, encoded by the coding sequence ATGTCTGAAACCGTCACGCTGTCCATTGTTGAGGCCGAGGCGTTCATCGTTCGCGCGTTGATCGCCAACCGTGTGCCGGATGTGGCAGCGTCCAGCGTAGCAAGGGGATTGGTTGCGGCCGAAGCGGAAGGCCAGACCGGCCACGGCTTTTCACGCGTGGCCGATTACATCGGGCAGGTCCGGACGGGCAAGATCATCGCAGACGCCGTCCCCTCAACACGAAAGACTGCCCCGAGCACTTTGCGGACGGACGCGGGGCACGGTTTCGCCTACCCCGCACTCGACCAAGCTATCGAATGTGGGTGCGCGCTTGCTGCCGAGATGGGCGTCGCCTCGGTTGCGGTGGCCCACTCGCATCATTGCGGCGCTCTATCGCTGCCGGTCAGGCAGATCGCTGAAAAGGGGATGGTCGGCCTGATGATGGCGAATGCACCGGCGGCAATCGCGCCATGGGGTGGCCACGTTCCGCTCTACGGCACCAATCCGATTGCGTTCGCGGCGCCGCGCCCGGTAGGCGATCCGCTCATCGTTGATCTGTCGCTTAGCCGCGTTGCCCGCGGCAAGGTGATGCACGCGCACAAGACGGGGCAGACTATCCCCGAGGGTTGGGCGCTTGATCCCGATGGTAACCCCACCACCGATCCTGAGCAGGGCTTGGCCGGAACCATGGTCCCGATTGGCGAAGCTAAGGGGACCGCACTTGCTCTGATAGTGGAAGTTTTCGCGTCATTGATGACCGGCTCGTCGATGAGCAAAGATGTTTCCAGTTTCTTCACTGCCGACGGTCCGCCCCCTGACGTGGGGCAGTTTCTGTTGATTTTCCGGCCGCCAGAAGGCGCAGATTTCGGTGCGCGCCTCGATGCGTTGCTGAGCCTTATCGAACAGCAGGATGGGGCACGCGTGCCCGGAGCGCGCCGCGCGGCACTTGCCCGGCAGGCCGCCGCAAACGGCGTTGCAGTGCCAAAGGCATACATAGACGGCATCGAACAATTGGCGGTCGAGGGGGTAGTGTCCCAGTGA
- a CDS encoding putative sulfate exporter family transporter, whose product MTDTTRDAEPGTRRRHSMQVALDQTKRFGSLVPGLVLAVAIAAASQLIADNSIFPAMLLALVFGLALNRLNSNATLKPGIAFGAKPVLRIGVALLGARISFDMVVELGLPMVLLLALSIAATIVFGVLLAKLTNAKTRFAVLSAGAVAICGASAAIAIASVLPKERTSEDRLVFTIVGVTVLSTVAMVLYPVITNTLGLDDRTAGIFMGAAIHDVAQVVGAGFSISDEAGEIATLVKLLRVSMLAPTVLVIALLARRYAREEVDSSGKRPPLLPTFVVVFIVLAAINTFFAIPAPITSFVASVSGWLLLIAIAAVGVKTSLSDVTQVGGGAVAAITAQTVFIAVFVALGMLTLASLQG is encoded by the coding sequence GTGACTGACACGACGCGCGATGCTGAACCCGGCACGAGGCGCCGGCACTCCATGCAGGTCGCTCTCGATCAGACCAAAAGGTTTGGATCACTCGTTCCTGGCCTCGTGTTGGCTGTTGCGATTGCGGCCGCAAGCCAACTCATTGCGGATAACTCGATCTTTCCGGCGATGCTTTTGGCGCTTGTCTTCGGGCTTGCGCTCAACCGATTGAACTCCAACGCGACGCTCAAACCGGGCATCGCTTTCGGGGCCAAACCCGTACTGCGGATCGGGGTCGCTCTGCTCGGCGCGCGCATCAGCTTCGATATGGTGGTTGAATTAGGTCTGCCGATGGTCTTGCTCTTGGCGCTGAGCATCGCTGCTACCATTGTGTTCGGCGTTCTGCTTGCAAAGCTGACCAACGCGAAGACCCGCTTCGCCGTGCTTTCGGCTGGCGCGGTCGCCATTTGCGGTGCGTCGGCGGCTATCGCCATTGCTTCGGTTCTTCCCAAGGAGAGGACAAGCGAAGACCGGTTGGTGTTTACGATCGTCGGCGTGACCGTTCTATCCACGGTGGCAATGGTCCTGTATCCGGTGATCACGAACACGCTGGGCCTCGATGACAGAACCGCCGGCATTTTTATGGGCGCGGCGATCCATGACGTCGCCCAGGTGGTTGGCGCCGGCTTTTCGATCTCCGATGAGGCGGGTGAGATCGCGACGCTGGTGAAGCTGCTTCGGGTCTCTATGCTCGCGCCCACGGTGCTCGTCATCGCACTTCTCGCTCGCCGCTACGCGCGTGAGGAGGTCGACAGTTCCGGCAAGCGGCCGCCGCTTCTTCCAACGTTTGTGGTGGTATTCATTGTACTGGCTGCGATCAACACGTTCTTCGCGATCCCTGCGCCGATAACAAGCTTTGTTGCCTCCGTTTCCGGTTGGCTGCTTCTGATTGCTATCGCCGCGGTCGGCGTGAAGACCAGCCTATCCGATGTTACGCAGGTTGGCGGTGGGGCTGTTGCCGCGATAACCGCCCAGACGGTTTTCATCGCTGTGTTTGTCGCCTTGGGAATGCTCACTCTGGCTTCGCTGCAAGGTTAA